One window of Athalia rosae chromosome 2, iyAthRosa1.1, whole genome shotgun sequence genomic DNA carries:
- the LOC105692276 gene encoding uncharacterized protein LOC105692276, producing the protein MCNEILSENANLILDEVERALCLPVLLGILYFTIILAIPLGMQIYKTVEGHIKSNSKKPSCRSESFVSRIKGMIGLALFPNSESASDSSSPYRNPRSFDEYDCDEYDVDD; encoded by the exons ATGTGTAACGAGATTTTGTCGGAGAACGCCAATCTGATATTGGACGAAGTCGAACGAGCACTTTGTCTCCCAGTTCTTCTTGGCATATTATACTTTACGATAATCCTCGCCATCCCATTAGGAATGCAAATATACAAGACAGTTGAAGGACACATTAAATCGAACTCGAAAAAACCGAGCTGCAGGAGCGAGTCCTTCGTTAGCAGAATCAAAG GTATGATCGGCTTGGCGCTCTTTCCGAATTCCGAATCGGCGTCGGATTCTTCGTCTCCTTACCGCAATCCGAGGTCGTTTGACGAGTACGATTGCGACGAGTACGATGTAGACGATTAG